The Triticum aestivum cultivar Chinese Spring chromosome 4B, IWGSC CS RefSeq v2.1, whole genome shotgun sequence sequence GGCGAGGATGCGCCGAGAGCTCGTTCGACCACGGCGGAGAAGGGGAATTCCAGGGGAACAAGGAGATATCCAttttgttcttttctgtgtttATTGTGGGCTACTGATGGGCCGAAGCGTCGCTTCTTTTCATTGCGAGTGAATGCTTCTGCCATCGGATGGCTTACTAATGGGGTATACGCACATCATGTCCCTCTGCAGTAGCCAGTAGGCGGAGCAACGTTGGAGGATCTCGATCTTTATAGATAGGTGAGAGAGCTTTGAGATTGCTATACGGCTATATAGTTTGGTCCATTCAGCAAAAAATTGGGCTTCTGTAGTGTTGTACATATGCAAAAACTTTTGAAGGTGCGTGTCATCAACTTATGGATTCCTTTTTACTGCATCTCTTGTCCATTTTTGTTGGTCATATAAATCTTAAGAGCAGTCTATTTGTGCAGCAATGAACTTCCATAAATTAATAATTTGATCCTTTATCGTAGTACTATCAACTTATATTTTCATGAAATTATAAGATTTATTATCCTTCCATGTAGTAATAAACCAGTAATTATAGCCTATTTAAGCTCAAGATGATAATGATATTGAACTTAGGAGTTCATAATGGTTTGGAGATTTTCATTGTTTTTTTAGTTTCATACACATTAAGGAGCATCATGGTCATGTTAGCTACTATTGGATTTTGTTGTTTCTCACTAAGAGGAATTCGACTTATAATCCCAATGTTATGTTGTTAATTTCCAGACGATTAAAAATTGGGTATGTGCTTTATTGTGAAAGTTCACAAGAGAAGCATGCTATTTGAAATAACAGGTTGCAAATACCTTGCCATCGGAGGATTAACACTAAAAGCCCACAAATGAACTACATTGCCAAGGGCCTTCAGCTTATGAGTAAGCGTGGTTCCACCATTAGTGGTTTGTGCATCTGATTTGTCTGTTACCGAGTTCTGTGACTGGTTTCACGTGTACCTGACATTTCTTGGTACAGCCGTAGGGGCGAGGATGTCATATTGATGCATCTTGATGGTTTGTTTCTGTATGAACTAGCAATCTTTTGTTTCTTAAATGTACAAACTGATATCTCAGAACTCTGATAAAATTATGTCATTTGATCAGCTCATGTGGAACCTACTAATTTTCATTGTCTCTATACACACACTTGCATATCTTTTTCCCCAGTGGCCCATTCGTAGGTACCAACTAGAAGAAAATAAGATTGAAGGTATGTTTCTCTTGATTGGAAATATTATACCTCAAATTTAGTTCATTTTAGATTCAATGATGACTGAATAACATGTGAATTAAGTTATGCAGTTTCAGAGGTCATGATTGTGATACATGACAAACGTTTTGTCTACATGATGACCATCTATATGGtaccatggttgccggcgaggtgTTGTGATGGCGTCCGCTTCCGAGATGCACTAGCTGGGTCCATAATTTAATTCTCTTGATGGACTGATTTTGTATCAATCAATTAATTATCTTTGGCAGTTGTTGCACAATGGACGTGGGCATGTTGATTCATAAAGCAAAATATTTCCAATCATTTAAATGACTTAGGAATTAGGAATTATATGCTCTTTGCATGAGATTTCAGATTCTCACGAAGTAGATTTACATTATGATAAAATTATTATTTTCATAATAGAACATATTTTACtcaagacgtgcattgcacgcgcATACTTACTAGTACTGTAAGAGATCATCGGTGGACTGGGTGGGTAATAACTCTGTTCCTGGAATTCTAGGAGGCGGAATGGAATACGAGCAGACACAcgtactactacctccgtttcagtttacaagtcctacgcgtatacctaggttgcaaTTTTATCATCCTagtataaactatataacacaaaaattataccttttgaaagtagaaactccgaagtttatgttggtatattttttgtaacatatgacttgtattaggttggtcaaattgacgacctaggggtacacgcacgccctataaactgagagagaggtagtagcaacaattttctaaaaaaaaaacgTACTAGCAATAAACTCGGAGCCAGAATTGACCATCTACACCCTGCCTCCTCAAATCCTCGTCCTCGGACACCCGGTCAGTGACCGAatgaaaagagaaggaaaaaaatgaCCCAATCAAACCCTTTATATCGTCTTTGTACGTCTGGATTATCCGCTAACCCTCATATTCAGATCAAATGTAAAGAGAACGCGAGGGCTCGAGGATGCGCCCGGTCAGTTCTACACATAGGACGCGGCTCACCACGGAcaacctttttctttttctttattatttctttttctCCCTTTTCATCTCCATCAATCACATGCAAGTGACCGGatatataaaggagaaaatgaaaaaTATGGCTGCATGGACGAACAAATAGAGACTCAAAACGAACACAACTGGACACTGGCCAGACCAGGCGCTTCCGCGAACATTTAGGGGGCCGGATTTGCATCTATAGGAAATTATTAGTATTCCTACGAAATTTTAGTACATATTTTCTACAAACTGAATGCATCTTTAGGAAATTTCCTCTAAAATCCTTGTTCCTATATTTTCTTTATGAAAATCCTCCAAACGGAATGAGGTCTCAGTGTTTAATATATCTCATTCTCTTGCGCACAAGATCGGAGGTAAACATGGCCCAACACAATTTCTGTCTCAAGAAAGGGGCCCGTACCGTACGAGACGATGTATTAGTTTCATCCCCACCTCGCTCAATCTCTATGGATCACAACAGTGAGCTGCTGTAGTAAAGAACAGGCACAAGAGGCTGACCTATTTCCTGCACTTCGTATGCCTCCCGAGCGCAAGCGCCTGAAAAACCTCAGCGCCTTAAAGCAGTGCTTGCTTATCCACCGGAGGATGCAGATCTGCCCTGCATTAAGGAACACAACAAACCAGCAGAGGAACAAATCCATTTCTTATCAAAACACGCCTTGTTTCTAGTTTTCCAAAGAGCGCAGCTGCCACTCCGGTGATCTGCATGTTACTATTGGGAAAATCCATCGAAAATATTGGGAAAACCACCCATGGCTGACGTTTGCCCCAATAGCCAAGCTAACCATGTAGAGCGATGCACATTCATTCAGTCCCTAAGTGCGCTACTGGCTATTCATATCAGCAAGTTAATACTTCCATTTTCAGGTCActcacaaaaaaataaaaaggtCACATCTTCTGTTGCAGAACAGGTTCATGAGCACCTCCAAAGTGATAAATCGAGAGACAACAAAGTGTTTGCTTTCCTTCCCTCTAATTTCACACTTTTATTTCAGACAAAGATAGAGCTTGAATTAATTATAAAAAACATTTTATACAATGAGACTCCCAGCAGAGCGGGATGACAAATTTGGCTGACATCCTCCAAATCTCCTAATCGCAGGATTTCCTTGGTCTTTGCAAAATTTGGTAACACATCAAATAATCGGAATTGAGGGAGTAGTTCCAAACTTCCAATTCTACGCTCGTCATAACGTTGGTACACCATATGCAGTTTCAATTTCATATGAGAGATTGGACAGTGGTGTAATATCATGTGGTCCAACAGGCAGGCTAGACGTCCCCCACTGTATGAATTTTTTCAGGAAAGTTATATATAATAATGACAATAATCTGACAATATACATTGATTGTCTCTCAATAACATCCTGAATTGTTCATACCTGTTTGGAGAGGCAATATTGTCATCAGAAATGATGAAAGCAAAACGACTAACCAATATCTTCATATGAAATCAGAAATCTAGAAGGTTTACCTCCACAGGATAATAGTACAATGAACTCTTCAGAAGCATTCAACTATTTCCCTGGTCAACCAAATTTGTGCTCATCAAATAATGTTCCCCGTCATATGAATAACATGCTAAGTTGCTATTATTACATCAGTATCATCTCCATCGGGTGTGCTTTCAGCAGGGTGACGAACTCTTTGGCAATCCTCAGGCGGCAGCCGTCCAAACCGAGCCATTTTCTCAGTTAACCCGGCAATAGATTCTTCCCGGTTGGCAAGCTGCATAAGTATCTTGATTCTTCTAAATGAAACGCTGCTGGGTTTCTGCCCCAAATCAGTAATTTGATGGAAGCACCTCTCAGCCTCCTCCAGCTTCCCCTCGTCACATAACAGGTCAAACAAAACATCTGACACCAAGGTGAATGACCCAAACCCGTTCTCGACCATATCACCCCACAGCTCTAGTGCTTCTGCCACCTTACCATGCCGATGACATAACCTAATGATAAACATGCAAGACTGTGTGTTGGGGAAGCATCTTTCAGACCGCATCCGCTCATACAACAGCCACGCGCTACCAATGTCATACGCCCAGTAATAGAACCGGAAGAAAAGGTTATATGTCGTTGCATTCGGCATCAGTCCCCTCGATGCCATTTCGTCCGTCAACGCAAACGCATCACCAAGCCTCTTCGCTATAACAAAGTTCCGTATTGTGGCATTGTACGCCGCCACATCCGGGTGACATCCGAGCTCACGCATCTCCTTCAGCAGGTCTCTAGCCTTGTCAGGCTGGCCAACAAGTCCCAATCCGCCAATCAAACTCGTATAGGTGATGACATCGGGGGCAATTTCATTCCCCCGCATTTCATCGAGCAGCTTATAGGCCTTCTCCACGCCTCGGTTCTTGCAGTGGCAATCAATCAAAGAGTTGTAGGTGACCAAGTCAGGATCAATGCCGTGCTCTCGCATCTCTGCGAAGAACGCATCGGCATCCTCCGAAGACTTCCACCCAGAGAGCAGGATGTTGAAGGTATGGCGGTTCACCTGGAACTCGTGCTTGTGCGCGTGGTAGACGTTGCGCGCGTCGGACATGCTCTTCTCCTGGCAGAGCGTGCGGAGCAGCGCGTTGAAGAGGTCGGCCGACTCGGTGCCCTCGCGGCCGCGGAAGAGCCGCAAGAGGCGGCGGAAGGAGGCAACGGTCTCGCGAACGGAGCAGATCTTGGCGACGCGGCCGAGGACGACCATGGCGGTGCGCGCGGTGATGGAGTCGGGGCAGAGCCGGTGGATGGACTGGACTAGGTCCCACATGTGGGAGAAGCGGCGGGCGCGGCCGAGCACGTAGAGGGCCGTGTCGAGCGCGTAGGGGGAGGGCGCGACGCCGCAGCGGTCGGCGGCGAGCGAGAGGAGCGAGAGCGCGCGGAGTGGATCGCCGTGGGCGAAGCGGAAGCGGCGGAGGACGAGGTCGAGGAGCGGCGCCGAGAGCGGGACGGCGGAGGCGGAGAGCGCGGACTCCATGGCCGACGGCGTGGGCGCGGCCGTGACGATTTGGTAGACCGAGTCGGCGTCGGCCTCGGAGGCCGTGGCCTCGCCGGCGGCGGGGGCCGCGGGCAGCGGGGacggcggcggcctccggggcgAGGAGATGTACTGGAACACCCGCCTCGCCGGCTTGGGCGGCATCTCTGGGAGGTGGGCGGCGTTTGTCGGAGGTTTTGGGGAGGGTTTTGGCGGCGTCGGCGCGGGGCGAGCGGCATGGAGGCTGCAGCCTGCAGCTTGGAAGGGGAATGCAAAGAGGGATGGTGCGTGCCGTGCGGTCGCAGCAGGAGCGGGCCGGCTCGAACAGTGTGATGGGCTAGAGTGGAATCTGAGTATTCACTTCGTGGCTCCTCACTTGGGCCATTGGGCTACGACCACTACGACCCAATACCACAACGACGTCCAGTCTCTTGCAAACATTCCGTAACAAAAAAGGCCGACACTACGCA is a genomic window containing:
- the LOC123093042 gene encoding putative pentatricopeptide repeat-containing protein At1g02420; translated protein: MPPKPARRVFQYISSPRRPPPSPLPAAPAAGEATASEADADSVYQIVTAAPTPSAMESALSASAVPLSAPLLDLVLRRFRFAHGDPLRALSLLSLAADRCGVAPSPYALDTALYVLGRARRFSHMWDLVQSIHRLCPDSITARTAMVVLGRVAKICSVRETVASFRRLLRLFRGREGTESADLFNALLRTLCQEKSMSDARNVYHAHKHEFQVNRHTFNILLSGWKSSEDADAFFAEMREHGIDPDLVTYNSLIDCHCKNRGVEKAYKLLDEMRGNEIAPDVITYTSLIGGLGLVGQPDKARDLLKEMRELGCHPDVAAYNATIRNFVIAKRLGDAFALTDEMASRGLMPNATTYNLFFRFYYWAYDIGSAWLLYERMRSERCFPNTQSCMFIIRLCHRHGKVAEALELWGDMVENGFGSFTLVSDVLFDLLCDEGKLEEAERCFHQITDLGQKPSSVSFRRIKILMQLANREESIAGLTEKMARFGRLPPEDCQRVRHPAESTPDGDDTDVIIAT